The window ttttacatttatatttcagACAAACGAAAATAATCCCTGTAAAAAGTTTTGTCTATTAAATGCTTTATTGTTaccaaaaaatgtatttataccGAAATTACCTTTACGATAAAGAAAATCTGTTTGCATTTTATTTACCTTTACGTTAAGGCCATCAGTTGGGCTGATGTCTGATTGCTGGACTAACCTCTCAGGTGTGTGATGATGTAGATAGCCATGTGTATCAGGGGTCTGCCACCAAGACCAACGTCTGCTCAGATCCATGTCTCTCCAAACTGTGTCTAAGAATATGCAACAACCGCAGttagtctctctctctgtgtctctctcgtgtgtgtgtgtctctctctctctctctctctctctctctctcagtcaTCAGTTTACGTGTAGGTTTTTTTTCCCTCAAAATAGAACATATAATTAAGACACGaccttttaaaacaatattttctgttgttttgtatcaatttgtatatttatataatttttgtctTCGAGCTTACAATTGGTACAGTTGTGacagtcttttttaaaaatgccctCTTTCTGCAATATCACACAGGTATGTGTGGATAGGATTTACGTAAGCAATCTTTCAAGGAAAGAAGCTAGCATTTTTGTAGTATATTTTTACTTCCAAGCAATTAAAAGAACACGGaacaaaacagatttttatttatcttacaAAACGCAGATGCATTTAAATATGCCAAGATGACAATTATGATTAGtgaattaaaagtttaaacatgACCAGTTAGCTAGGGACCTAACGATCAGGACTCAATATGATGACGaaaagtggaaaacaaaatattaaaccaATGTTGTTGACCTTTAAGTTAAACTTTCATATTCTTATAAATTGTTGTCATGAAAAGTTTTTGGAAATTATTATGATTAATTGCACAAAACATCCATGTCACAGTTGACATAGATAAATATATGCTCTATTTTCCATTCATAAATGGGTGGGAATTTGATAAAGGTCGAACCTGAACAGTCAatgttgtcaaaaaaatttctgTAACAACAACCGTCCATTCAGAAagataaaggatttttttttccagatattATCGAAATGAGATTACGAACGACAACTTCTGTGTTTATTTCAAGGACGTTTAAACCCCTGATGATGATGACGACAAAAACAGTGACACCTCCGTAAATGATGAACACTGTGTTGACATTATCTGCACGTACGCATGTTTTACTGAACATTTTATTAGAGTTGCTAGACATTTATGTTATGGATATTGGTCCCTTTTCTGAACTcaatgtttacataattgaaaccgaatcgtttcattttttattacaaataatgACGTCACCAATATGGTAGATGTTGATCAGGCCTCCTTTAAGCGACTTGCCACCATTCGTTGAGATATGTGTAATGATGATTGTATAATGGAAGCCTGTTTAAGAATATGCGGTAAATGTGGGGATTCCtaaatcatttttgaaacaaaagttATTGATGGTGTTGTTATATATGTACTCGctctttctaaagaaagttcggatATTTTGTTGTATTCCAGCTATGTCCGTCCGTCTCTTATGTCGTTCTTTCTCATAACCGATCTTACATTTAGAGTTATCACCTCTAAGAATATGTTTTGGGGTGTTATGTTGATTTGTAAATAGGGTTTGAGAAATTCCATGTTGATTGTAGGGGACAACTCGTGGAATTTTAAACGGTGTCCAAATCGGTGTCTTGAAATAGGATTAAGTGTGACCTGTAAATGTGCAATTAAGTGCAGGAAATCTAATTTTCCCCCCTATTTAatgctgaaaaatgacgttatTTTGCACAAAACCTGGTTCCCATAACACTAACATTTAATGCGAaagttaaattaatttttgaagcATAATAAGAAATGTCCTGCATGTGTAATAGGGTTTCgtaaaatttgatttcaaatctTCGGtttaaaaggttgaaaaaatgatgtatttttaaaaaaaaaattcaaataatctACAGCATCTTTTGTAATATGAATAAGAGTGTCGTCATGCAGATGCGCAATCGGGTTtagagaattttattttccttcaAGGGCTCAAATTGTAGCTAAGAAAAACGTTCATCCCTCCAAACAAAACTCCTCTTATAATATCCAATAGCCAAGATATCTCTTGGAATGGTAGGAGGATGTCATGCATGTGTTAAGGTGCGGTCACACGATGCGTTTTCCCATCATATCTTCAATCTACTTGCTCAGGTAAATAACTATTTGTGGTTTGGAGactccctgctacgtgtaaactATATGAATGGAGATTTCATGTGATGTAAAAAATAGCTTGGCGCAAGTGAAAGATCATTGCATTATTGGGGTAGATATTACCAACATGGGTCAAGCtctacatataaataagatgcaaatttttgttttaatccagTTCTGGTTATTCAGAGTTTCTCAGTGGGAGCATAATCTATATATACCACGTGATGTGCAAGTATACAAggagtaataaaaaaaaattaaaaaacagacTATGGTTTAGGGGTTAGGATCtcttcagttttttttatcatttcattggAATGGGTAAGGTTAAAACCAACTCCTGAGGATCATGTCCTAAACACaccttttaattttaacggttTTCACGAAATTTCGGCATTTACTGTTTTATAGGGGTCAAAATCATCCAATAGAATTATGTCATATAGCATAGGATGCGTTATAACATGAGGAACAAAAATACATAGGAAATAAATATAAAGGTAAGGAATGcatgattttaaagatatttggtCATTTTCATTTCTGGGGATGGGGTATGATTACCCCATTGACAGGGGAGATATCGTATAAATGTAACTTGACATGATCAGAAgaaatatttatgattaaaGGGAAGAGATGTCAACCATCTACAAGATATTTGATCAATAAGcgaattttagaaaaaaaagaggcACGTTAAAATGATTGCAGAATATTAACCCAAATGACTAttattaaatatagaaaaaaaagttaaaatgatTACTGAAGACTTGCACAAATGAACATTGTTAAATTATCAAGCATTTCATGCCAGTTGCACAGTTGTACTGGATGTAGAACAAATAGTTACAAGGCTATGAAAGCATTCTTAGTACATCTGATTTTACTAGAATGTATAACGCATGTTTCCTATGCATTTGGCTAGAAAGCGAAGGGGCTAATCGGGCCTTTTTATCATTCAACACTTCTGTATACACCAATGCAAGGTTTTTCGCTGTAAAGTAATCAATGAATTGATTGCCTACTAAGCTGTGCTAGTAAACTCTTCTCAGCTCAGTAGTAtttatggtttttaaaaaaaaattagaactcTATTGCCTGTGGGTTTGCAGCAGAAATCCCAAGAGTCCAACACTATACAGGGTAGTGTATCTTTTTACTTGTAGTGAAGGTATATTTGCAAATTGGGAATAGCATTTAGTAGACAAAAAAATAAGGGAATGGTTGCTATATTCTGCAAGTAGACATTCAGATTGGGATCAACACAAATCCCTGCTTGATAAAGTACATTATTTAAGATGAAAAGCATTTGAGAATGCTTTGCTTTGACCTCATAACGTTTGACTCCCCATAGATAACAATTGCGATCCATTGTTAGCAGACATATTTCTTTGTTATATAAAGCAGAATACATACACAGACTTGTACATAGACATAAGAAAccactcgctgtggccttcaactcgaCACTCAGGTATACCGACGACATATCATCAATTAACAATATTTGGTGTATTGCTGTTTTAATATTTGGATATGTCTTTCACTAAGATTTGTTATCATATGCCTCCTTTACACCCATGTGTGGTTTTGTCGTCCATATTGAATTGTAGAAATAAGTAGGAATCTTATTAGCTTATTGACTGAGAAACTTATGAATATGGAAGTAAAGAAATCTCTAAGTTTTGAGATTCGACTACCTTTTTGGAACAAATTCTTAATTTTGTGGGCATAAGCTGTTTAAGTTATTTATAGATTATCAAATTCCTTTTTAGGCATCGGTGTATTAATTGTAGCCTCAAACTACAAACCTCAAAAGTTTGTTATAAAGTCAAACAAATGAGTTGTAAAAGGATGTACATACAATAACGGGATTTGCAACTTCTTTACCgccatgtttacatttaaatctgaaatatcatgcacataatgaaaaaaatcgcAAATTTTCCGTAATCATCCTGCACTAAGGACCACATAACGTAAAACATCAGTACCAACGAAAGACATTAATATACGAACTTGCTTTCAATCGTTGTgacataaattaaaacaaattttaataaatgtaaaatcattGCTTCTGCTAAAGACGAATGTGTTCTTCTTGTTGATACCGATCTGTTTCATAAATGTTGAATTATCATGTTCAAAACTGAATGAGATATAAGGAAAATAAATACCTAGTTTTAACGTCATTGTGGACCGGATATATGAGAATTtaatcatcatattttttaaaagtatttattttttcatgtacaaaTTGTTTTCAGCGATAAAAggaaatacattgaatttgtgatCTAAGCAAAGCATTTTAATCAAATTGGTACATTGTACATCAAAAGAAACGCAACATCAAAACATAGCACATTCTCTCTCTGTTATCAAATATTAGTCAAGTTTATTGAAACAAATTGATCTATATTGAACTCAACTTATTGAATATGCTTTTTCCCTTAATCCAttctgaaacaaaaaaataactaaataacTTTAGGAGAGTACATACtgtttcatttcaaatattaccaaaaaaaaagaaagtccTGAATGATTTTAAGATAACTACACATAAGCACACATAAACAAAAGTCATATCTTAGGTACTGCACTCCAATGTAAATACAGGTACATATAATTGTAAATTAGGGACTGTGGATAAATGTGAGATATAACTCTGTGCTTGTAGAAATCTAAACATAGATCGGTATATGTTGTAATTGTCGATGGCTTTTTATAATCTGTCCCGAGTttctgcttccaccactttttgcttgacaTTTCGATTGTCATAAATACCTTTATCCATAATTGATTTCCGCACGAAGGGGCTATAACTTGTGTAGTTTACTTGACGTATGACAATCATTTTCTTCTTTCGATAcatcatatataacaaaacaagaggcccatgggccacatcgctcacctgaggaacaataggtatgataaaatcagcttaatggagtcataatacaaactatctggacaatgtacaataatacatgtatatcctgtataaataaattcCATTTTCCCCCTCAATATTCTTatctttataatcattagtcccttttctaacaggatgattttatagtcatattacatgctgagtattgcagtttcaaaatgatccttaacaattgtttatatatgggataaaaacctacatcaaactctgaaccttctagtgaggccgaagaattgtcctcgggccaaagttttaacaattataaagaatcatctggctaattagtttctgagaagaagatttttaaagatttaatctacatattcttatgtaaaactttgacccccccccccattgtggcgcaaccctacccccggggatcatgattttcacaactttgaatctacactacctgagaatgcttccacacaagtttcagctttcctagctgattagtttctgagtagaagttttctaaagatttactctatatattcctatgtaaaacttcgaccctccattgtggccccaccctacccccaggggtcatgattttcacaactttgaatctacactaactgaggatgctttcacacaagtttcagctttcctggctgattagtttctgagaagaagatttttaaagatttactctacatattcctatgtaaaacgtcgacccccactgtggccccaccctacccctgggggtcatgattttcacaactttgaatctacactacctgaggatgcttccacacaagtttcagcttttctggccgaatggttcttgagaagaagttttttgaacatttttgaaaattgttcattaatttcaaatattatctccccttgaaaaaggatgtggcccttaattttcacaactttgaattccctttgcctaagAATGATTTGTGtgaagtttggttgaaattggcccagtagttcttgagaagatgttgaaaatgtgaaaagtttacggacagatggacggatagacggacgacagaccaaatatgatcagaaaagctcatttgagctttcagctcaggtgagctaacaagaCATGGTATATGTTACTTTTTGCCACCAGCGTGACAGTTATTGTTACATAACACTGTAACACATTatgtaaaattgtataaaataacattacataataccaaaattgaaaattgaaaattaattaaattatggCACAACTAtgcatttgatatttatatgatgtaattaaaattaatatcagATTAGTAGGTAATTATCATatacaaatatgaattttagCGCGTCTTTCTAAACAAAGAGAGTCACTAGAATTCCCGCGTTTAATTTCATTGGTCAAATGATGACACCATCGTTACGTGACCTAATACAACACTCTCTACTTCTTGATAATGCACATTAAAAAGTGCGATAATTCCTAAGCCgataaattgtaaaatcaatatatttaaagcatttaaataaacttgaaattcCTTTGTGTCCAAACTAATATGAAAAAGGTCCggtttctgttttgaaacgccccatACCCCTTATAAGGTTTCAATACAGAACACACATAGAAAGTCTACAGAGATTTTACATTGCATCAGCAATGAAATAGCTCggatgatgatgatgtttaaaaattgtgcgaggtattccgagcGTGTTTCGAATgtagaaaagatgtaaacatttcccaatATAAATCTCCTTAAAAAAAATCGGTTTCCgtttctgtgaatttttccaagtgaaaaatgataatgtgtcaatgaggTTATctttatgttttctttttcatatatatcaaaagtatttttttcacagaaacATGTAtgggtatttttatttaaaatcatcaaaaacgAATGGAGGCAATTATTTGAATCAGACCATAAGACAGataattttacagataaaagtgTTGACTGAACCATCAATCTAAGGGCAGGACCTGGTTATCTGTTGACTGAACTATGTCCTGTATTCTTATCTGTGTAGCAGATCGTATTTTGTTGACTGGATACTCTGTAATCAGTGACTGTTGGTATGAGTAAAGAGCAGCCGGGAGGTTACCtgtgatctgttgacagatccccaggatCTCCCAAGAGATGTCTCTTGTTTCTCTAGGTATATACAGTCTCCGACCATGGTGGAGTAGGACCTGTAGCTCATCTAGAGCTGCTTGTGATAATGTTGTATCAATTTGTCTGTAACACAAGAACTCTAGGAAATGTAACATTACAAACACTGGGATAACGAATGCAAGCTCTCTATTTTGTAGAGCAGACTGTTGTTCTGATCTTAGCTCTGTgatataacaaattttgttGATAAGTACAATATCAGTTGTTACAGCCTCTCTCATCTTTTTAAACCAGGATTTTCCCCCTACAGCCTCAGTATACCTCTCTCTTACTACATGTCCATTATACATAATATATGGCTGTGCTAACTTGACCTTTGTCATCTCTACTGCAGATAGAGCTTCCTTGTATCTGAGTGTCTTGTTATAATACATGGCAATATACAACATGTCAGAAACAAACCCAAACTTGGCTGCTAATTTCAGCATACGGCAGGAAATTTTGTCTGCAATATATACCTGTTTGTTGACACCTGTGTTAGTGTACATGTCTTGTAATAGAAAAGAAGTTTGCTGAAAGATAATGACTGCAAATTTTTGCAAAGCAACAACTTGATTTTGTGTCAATGGTGAATGCACAAACTGTTCTATCATGTGTATTGCTTTGGTAATATTGCCCGGAAACAAATATGCAGCTACAGCCATTATGGACTCTCCGATAAGTTCTCTATCATTTTCAACTTCCGATCTCATTATACTTTCATCTGTACAAATAAAAAGTCTAGGATTGTACAGGACATCAACAATGTAGGACCTGATAGAGGAACATTGTAACAGACAGGCCAGACCTTTcttgtacaattcatgtaaCTGTAGGAACAACCTGTTTTGTGCTGAGCCATGGACCTTTGTCAGAAACAAATTGTTTTGTGGGATGAAAAAGTTAGGACAGATCCCCTCATACACCCATTTAAGGAGGAGTTtaaagcagacccagaaaccGTCCAAGAGATTTTGTGAACACCAGTGAGGtagtgtgttttgttgaatCGCCCAGAAAATTGTTGTCTTCATGTGATAGGAACACAACAATTTATTGGTGTCGTCTGATTGTTGATTTATAActtcttttaagaaaattttcaacaaTCCATATGTCAAAAACTGACAGTGGTTCATTGATGACACAAGTTTATATTCTGCCcgagaaaaagaaattctccatTCTTCATTTTCATGGGGTCCTAATGGGTGTCCAATCGCTACAAAGTGACAACCATTTCTGACAATGTCATTGACAACTTCAGCATCAGGCCATGAATGACATCTAAGTATCCTTAGGGCGGACAGAGGCCAAATGTCAGAAACAAAACAGTGGGCAAGATCATATTCTAGTGATCCTCTGTAAATACCACTACCACAGGGTCCGTGTACAGTAGAATCAAGATTTCCGACATTACACATTATATGTCTCCATATAGAACTAGATATACAGACTCTTCCATTCACTCTGACACATGATAATTGGACTTGTCTGTATGTAAATGGTGTCAGTAATTGAAGAAGAGTGAATCCTGGTGGGCTCTCGGAACTGTCAGAGAGAATCAAGGCCGTGTTGCTTGTGTTGTAATTCTTGGTCTGAGA is drawn from Crassostrea angulata isolate pt1a10 chromosome 5, ASM2561291v2, whole genome shotgun sequence and contains these coding sequences:
- the LOC128183070 gene encoding uncharacterized protein LOC128183070; this translates as MESFPPQIYDGMQHMSESVFVGLCKIVGMSQQVAIRRDTWDFMEMVDIRMKKGYGIPMYSGSIREGLRLVGSDLDCMYWPNNHRVIMNMSQTKNYNTSNTALILSDSSESPPGFTLLQLLTPFTYRQVQLSCVRVNGRVCISSSIWRHIMCNVGNLDSTVHGPCGSGIYRGSLEYDLAHCFVSDIWPLSALRILRCHSWPDAEVVNDIVRNGCHFVAIGHPLGPHENEEWRISFSRAEYKLVSSMNHCQFLTYGLLKIFLKEVINQQSDDTNKLLCSYHMKTTIFWAIQQNTLPHWCSQNLLDGFWVCFKLLLKWVYEGICPNFFIPQNNLFLTKVHGSAQNRLFLQLHELYKKGLACLLQCSSIRSYIVDVLYNPRLFICTDESIMRSEVENDRELIGESIMAVAAYLFPGNITKAIHMIEQFVHSPLTQNQVVALQKFAVIIFQQTSFLLQDMYTNTGVNKQVYIADKISCRMLKLAAKFGFVSDMLYIAMYYNKTLRYKEALSAVEMTKVKLAQPYIMYNGHVVRERYTEAVGGKSWFKKMREAVTTDIVLINKICYITELRSEQQSALQNRELAFVIPVFVMLHFLEFLCYRQIDTTLSQAALDELQVLLHHGRRLYIPRETRDISWEILGICQQITGNLPAALYSYQQSLITEYPVNKIRSATQIRIQDIVQSTDNQVLPLD